In Nitrospinota bacterium, one genomic interval encodes:
- the bioD gene encoding dethiobiotin synthase, with translation MKGYFITGTDTGVGKTVVTACLAAFFKSRGEDVGVMKPIETGVSPECSSSANSDARFLMEVTGVRDPLEDVCPYTLKPAASPYQAARIEGKELDPEKILDRFRALQSRHSMMLVEGIGGLLVPITGHYNVADLALKVDLPLIIVSRVKLGTLNHTLLTINAAREKGLQVKGVILNSTDAEEWDAIEAEQGSLIEKLSGTPILGVCPHIHDISSEKVNENPGLFQNQFHHL, from the coding sequence ATGAAAGGCTACTTCATTACAGGAACCGATACCGGTGTGGGGAAAACAGTGGTCACTGCCTGCCTTGCCGCTTTTTTCAAAAGCCGGGGAGAAGATGTAGGGGTGATGAAACCCATCGAAACCGGAGTTAGCCCGGAATGCAGTTCTTCTGCCAACTCCGATGCCAGATTTTTGATGGAAGTTACGGGTGTCCGGGACCCTCTGGAAGATGTCTGCCCTTATACACTGAAACCCGCGGCCTCACCCTATCAGGCTGCTCGGATTGAGGGGAAAGAACTCGACCCGGAAAAGATTCTGGATCGTTTTCGCGCACTCCAGTCCAGACACTCCATGATGCTTGTGGAAGGGATAGGTGGCTTATTAGTACCGATAACCGGTCATTATAATGTGGCAGATCTGGCTTTAAAGGTGGATCTTCCCCTCATTATCGTCAGCAGGGTGAAGTTGGGAACATTGAACCACACCCTGTTGACCATCAACGCCGCACGTGAGAAAGGATTGCAGGTGAAAGGTGTGATTCTCAATTCAACCGATGCAGAGGAATGGGATGCAATTGAAGCCGAGCAGGGTTCCCTGATTGAAAAGCTTTCAGGCACACCCATCCTCGGCGTCTGTCCGCATATTCATGATATTTCCAGCGAAAAAGTCAATGAGAACCCCGGGCTTTTTCAAAACCAGTTCCACCATCTATAA
- a CDS encoding HDOD domain-containing protein yields MQKVVADPSCDFDDIAEIISIDPSLTLRLLKIVNSAFYGFRGEIDTVTHALGVIGTEQLMRLVLATTVVQQFKGIKMIVMDYFWKHSVACGLAARAIHHTRGEYDGERIFLAGLLHDIGRLVMCLKSPDQLRTVLDFAKKSGDRWHKAEAKFFGFDHSGVGGALIRSWHLPVSLQEAVVHHHYPASAKNFPIEAATVHLADIISLVLDPDQGNDINYNNKGAWDAVQLSEDLHLQHITEQAEEQLEEVSRIFVQTT; encoded by the coding sequence CTGCAGAAAGTGGTTGCTGATCCCTCCTGCGATTTTGATGACATTGCAGAAATTATAAGTATTGACCCCTCCTTGACTTTACGTCTCTTAAAAATTGTCAACAGCGCATTTTATGGGTTCCGTGGTGAAATTGACACGGTTACTCACGCACTGGGAGTTATTGGAACCGAACAACTGATGCGGTTGGTTTTAGCCACTACAGTCGTGCAACAATTCAAAGGCATAAAAATGATAGTTATGGATTACTTCTGGAAGCATAGTGTTGCCTGCGGATTAGCTGCCCGAGCCATTCATCATACGCGAGGCGAATATGACGGTGAAAGGATTTTTTTAGCAGGCCTTTTGCATGACATTGGCCGTTTGGTGATGTGCCTTAAATCACCTGATCAACTGAGGACTGTTTTAGATTTCGCAAAAAAGAGTGGGGACCGTTGGCATAAAGCTGAAGCAAAATTTTTTGGATTTGACCATAGTGGCGTTGGTGGCGCGCTTATAAGATCCTGGCACCTTCCTGTAAGTTTACAGGAAGCTGTTGTACATCATCATTATCCTGCTTCAGCCAAGAACTTTCCTATTGAAGCCGCCACGGTCCATTTGGCAGACATCATCAGCCTGGTTTTAGACCCGGACCAAGGAAACGACATTAATTACAATAATAAAGGTGCGTGGGATGCGGTCCAGCTATCCGAAGACTTGCATCTACAACATATTACCGAGCAAGCAGAAGAACAGTTAGAAGAAGTAAGCCGAATATTTGTACAAACCACTTGA
- a CDS encoding iron-sulfur cluster assembly accessory protein, with amino-acid sequence MAVDVDFVKITPKASEEVIKLVKAENNPDIGLRLGVKGGGCSGLSYDLQFTPQEDGDTIIPHEGFNVFMDAKSMIYLKGMQLDYQDGLQGKGFVFVNPNATSTCGCGESFSIT; translated from the coding sequence ATGGCAGTCGATGTTGATTTTGTAAAAATCACTCCTAAAGCGAGTGAGGAGGTTATTAAACTTGTTAAGGCCGAAAATAATCCTGATATCGGGTTGCGCCTGGGAGTGAAAGGTGGAGGATGTTCCGGATTGTCTTACGACTTGCAGTTTACTCCGCAGGAAGACGGAGATACCATTATCCCACATGAAGGGTTTAACGTTTTTATGGATGCCAAAAGCATGATTTATTTAAAAGGCATGCAACTGGACTATCAGGATGGTTTACAAGGCAAAGGATTCGTTTTTGTCAATCCTAACGCAACCTCAACCTGTGGTTGCGGGGAGTCTTTTTCGATCACCTGA
- a CDS encoding S1/P1 nuclease produces MLRNRKSFGVRFQFWLALIILVLNAHDSSAWGPQGHRVIGFIAEDHLQPEVKKIILQKFNIKSLVGVATWADVVRKKNKEQNPWHYTNIVEEELTYKVSRDCPSLECVTEKIKEFSEILEDRSSSLKQKKAALKYLVHFVGDVHQPLHLGNKKDRGGGTLRFPYKGKIVSLHYLWDGGLIDWRKPLANYAENLNGKILATEISTWSQSTVNDWANESRSLALNAAYKVEKDGITKSYINRGREIINLRLAQAGVRLANLLNKILTNN; encoded by the coding sequence ATGTTGAGAAATCGGAAAAGTTTTGGTGTTCGGTTTCAGTTTTGGCTGGCTTTAATAATACTGGTTTTAAATGCTCATGATTCCTCTGCATGGGGTCCCCAAGGGCATCGGGTCATTGGTTTTATTGCCGAGGACCATTTGCAGCCGGAAGTTAAAAAAATAATACTTCAAAAGTTTAACATAAAGAGCCTTGTAGGTGTTGCAACCTGGGCGGACGTTGTAAGGAAAAAGAATAAAGAACAAAATCCCTGGCATTATACCAATATCGTAGAAGAGGAGTTGACCTATAAAGTATCAAGGGATTGCCCAAGCCTGGAATGCGTTACAGAAAAAATAAAGGAGTTTTCAGAGATTTTAGAAGATCGGTCATCTTCCTTAAAGCAAAAAAAAGCTGCGCTGAAATATCTGGTACACTTTGTAGGGGATGTGCATCAACCTCTGCATTTGGGAAATAAGAAAGACCGTGGCGGCGGGACACTTCGATTTCCATATAAGGGGAAAATCGTCAGCCTGCATTATTTATGGGATGGCGGGTTGATCGATTGGCGCAAGCCCCTTGCAAATTACGCGGAAAACTTAAACGGAAAGATCCTGGCAACTGAGATATCGACCTGGAGCCAGTCAACGGTAAATGACTGGGCAAACGAGTCCAGAAGCTTGGCATTAAATGCAGCCTATAAAGTCGAAAAGGATGGGATTACAAAGTCTTATATTAATAGAGGCCGGGAGATTATAAACCTCCGGCTGGCTCAAGCAGGAGTTCGACTTGCGAACTTGTTGAACAAAATATTAACAAACAATTAA
- a CDS encoding 1-acyl-sn-glycerol-3-phosphate acyltransferase produces MSKIVSIYHTVRFWILISFLTPTLSIAAIVLGFFDKSGNLSHIISRYWCRLLCKWNGVNVEIIGFDNILNDRPQIFVSNHQGYFDIFALSGYLPVQIRWVAKSSLFKIPFLGGAMNASGYIPVERDDRKKAYEAFNKTLEKIKQGCSIIIFPEGTRSEDGEIGPFKKGSNLIASRSRNPMVPVTIIGSRDIIKKGTASIRPGPIKVVISPLVEPSSDKKENEELLQSIRATIIKNQHQYSSQ; encoded by the coding sequence TTGAGCAAAATCGTTTCAATTTATCATACAGTGCGGTTTTGGATACTTATTTCTTTTTTAACCCCGACTTTAAGTATTGCCGCCATAGTGCTTGGTTTTTTTGACAAAAGCGGCAACCTTTCGCACATCATATCCAGATACTGGTGCAGACTTCTTTGCAAATGGAACGGTGTAAATGTAGAAATTATCGGGTTCGATAATATTCTTAATGACCGGCCTCAAATTTTCGTTTCAAACCATCAGGGCTATTTTGATATTTTCGCATTATCAGGATATCTTCCCGTGCAAATCAGATGGGTCGCCAAATCCAGCCTGTTTAAGATCCCATTTTTAGGCGGGGCAATGAATGCATCGGGTTACATCCCGGTAGAAAGAGATGATCGAAAGAAAGCCTATGAAGCATTCAACAAAACTTTGGAAAAAATAAAACAAGGATGCTCAATCATTATTTTTCCCGAAGGAACACGCTCTGAAGATGGTGAGATTGGCCCTTTTAAAAAGGGGAGTAATTTAATAGCCAGCCGGTCCAGGAACCCCATGGTTCCAGTCACTATTATTGGAAGCAGAGATATCATAAAAAAAGGGACCGCCAGTATCAGGCCGGGCCCTATAAAAGTAGTCATTTCACCACTTGTAGAACCAAGCAGTGATAAAAAAGAAAATGAGGAGCTTCTGCAATCTATTCGAGCAACAATCATAAAGAACCAGCATCAATACTCCTCGCAATAA
- a CDS encoding glutaredoxin: MASIEDQIKEEIAANKILIYGKGTKQAPQCGFTVETIQFFNKYGYPFEVINCLEDMSKREALNKMTNWPTLPKVFIDGKFYGDTDILDEMEAKGEVEPLIKAAFGD; this comes from the coding sequence ATGGCTAGTATTGAAGATCAAATTAAAGAAGAAATTGCGGCAAACAAGATTCTGATATATGGAAAGGGAACTAAACAGGCACCGCAATGCGGTTTCACGGTGGAGACGATTCAGTTTTTTAATAAATATGGTTATCCTTTTGAAGTCATTAATTGCTTAGAAGACATGTCTAAGCGAGAAGCTTTGAACAAAATGACAAATTGGCCGACACTTCCCAAGGTTTTCATAGATGGCAAGTTTTATGGTGATACTGATATCCTTGATGAGATGGAAGCAAAGGGCGAGGTGGAGCCTTTGATCAAAGCCGCATTTGGTGATTAA
- a CDS encoding HAMP domain-containing histidine kinase, whose amino-acid sequence MGRLRNLFHPIMVFIGVQIAWIVLMVVWINWYLENNLAIKKFAQRIRPDLFTVEIQWLILFEGCFLMLLILAGVYVIFVYWNKQNRLNQMQSNFVSSVSHELKSPLASIQLYLETLKYQDVSNEEGKDFVETMLSDTKRLSELIENILQSSKAGPTSMALQFLPVNLGEFLVDVVKGHKRQLEEKKCLVDLKLEESPTLNLDPKALRMVFNNLISNAIRYSPVGSPLKIHLHKSGKYWAVDFEDQGFGFEKKDMKKIFRKFYRVQNEDTQNIEGAGLGLFISSEIVKNHKGRLKVASPGRGKGSTFSILLPVSREVEVTRQHDE is encoded by the coding sequence ATGGGTAGACTGCGAAATCTGTTCCATCCTATCATGGTGTTCATCGGGGTGCAGATTGCCTGGATAGTCCTCATGGTGGTATGGATCAACTGGTACCTGGAAAATAATCTGGCTATCAAGAAGTTTGCCCAGAGAATCCGTCCCGATTTATTCACCGTTGAAATTCAGTGGTTGATTTTATTTGAGGGCTGTTTCCTCATGCTTCTGATTCTCGCCGGTGTTTACGTCATATTTGTTTATTGGAATAAACAGAACCGTTTGAACCAGATGCAAAGTAATTTTGTATCCAGTGTATCGCATGAGTTGAAATCTCCTCTCGCTTCCATTCAACTTTACCTTGAGACCTTAAAATACCAGGATGTTTCTAATGAGGAAGGAAAAGACTTTGTTGAAACTATGTTGTCGGACACTAAACGTCTTTCTGAACTGATCGAAAATATCCTGCAATCGAGCAAGGCTGGCCCTACTAGCATGGCTTTGCAGTTTCTTCCTGTGAACCTGGGAGAGTTCCTTGTAGATGTGGTCAAGGGACACAAACGCCAGTTGGAAGAAAAAAAATGTCTTGTGGATTTAAAACTGGAGGAATCTCCAACCCTCAACCTGGACCCCAAAGCCCTACGTATGGTATTTAACAACCTTATCAGCAATGCAATCAGGTATTCTCCGGTCGGGTCGCCATTGAAAATACATCTCCATAAGAGCGGGAAGTATTGGGCCGTGGACTTTGAAGACCAGGGTTTTGGTTTTGAAAAAAAGGACATGAAAAAGATTTTCAGGAAGTTTTACCGGGTTCAAAATGAGGACACTCAGAATATTGAAGGGGCGGGGCTTGGTCTCTTCATTTCAAGTGAAATTGTAAAAAACCATAAAGGCCGGCTGAAAGTTGCCAGCCCGGGCAGGGGAAAAGGTTCAACTTTTTCAATCCTGCTTCCGGTCAGTCGCGAAGTCGAAGTGACCCGCCAACATGATGAGTGA
- a CDS encoding aminomethyltransferase: MNHTHLFQTEVEQVRNQCGYFTLEDWCVISAKGQDTFSFLQTQTTNDVLQLEAGQGQNSAITDRQARLIANFSIHRVGESEALILVETSLKEILLNHLESFHFREDVVFEPLPFGLLTLQGPKSSLVMKGIFAGQPIPDKPNEVTQLTLGKHQVITIIKSLTGEEGQILCFPGELKDKLTELILNISPAPVKVNESAREILRIEAGVPVFDKDMDKKNILPETGLEHTSVSYNKGCYIGQEVIARIKTYGAPNMALMGLTVEGVVTPSINGTIKLEDKKIGTVKSSIRSVTLDKIIALAYLQKDHRSPDIELDV, from the coding sequence ATGAACCACACTCATTTATTTCAAACCGAAGTTGAGCAAGTGAGAAACCAATGCGGTTATTTCACACTGGAAGATTGGTGTGTGATTTCAGCCAAGGGGCAGGACACTTTTTCTTTTCTGCAAACCCAGACCACTAATGACGTGTTGCAATTAGAAGCAGGTCAAGGCCAAAACAGTGCTATCACAGACCGTCAGGCCAGACTGATCGCGAACTTCTCCATTCACCGGGTGGGGGAGAGCGAAGCTCTCATTCTGGTGGAAACCTCACTAAAAGAAATATTACTAAACCATTTAGAGAGCTTCCATTTTAGAGAGGATGTAGTATTCGAGCCTTTACCCTTTGGGCTTTTGACCCTGCAAGGCCCTAAAAGCTCTCTGGTTATGAAAGGTATTTTTGCAGGCCAACCTATTCCTGACAAACCCAACGAAGTGACACAGCTTACCCTTGGAAAACATCAGGTTATCACTATTATAAAAAGCCTGACTGGGGAGGAAGGTCAAATTCTTTGCTTTCCAGGTGAATTGAAAGACAAGTTAACAGAACTAATTTTGAATATCAGCCCTGCTCCCGTTAAAGTCAACGAGAGCGCCCGCGAAATTCTTCGCATAGAAGCTGGAGTGCCCGTTTTCGACAAAGATATGGATAAAAAAAACATCCTGCCTGAAACCGGTCTGGAGCATACCTCGGTCAGTTATAACAAAGGATGCTATATCGGACAGGAGGTCATTGCCCGAATCAAAACCTACGGAGCACCAAACATGGCGTTAATGGGACTGACTGTTGAGGGAGTGGTCACACCTTCTATTAACGGCACCATAAAGCTCGAAGACAAAAAAATTGGAACTGTCAAAAGCTCAATACGCTCCGTCACCCTTGATAAAATAATCGCTCTGGCGTATCTGCAAAAAGACCACCGAAGCCCGGATATAGAACTGGATGTGA
- a CDS encoding BolA family transcriptional regulator, which produces MISIPDLIGLVQAAMPDAEVNALDKTGMKDHFIIHVTSKTFEGVGIMDRHRMVMEALDPAMKDGRLHAAEVKTATP; this is translated from the coding sequence ATGATCAGTATTCCGGATTTAATTGGTTTGGTGCAGGCTGCAATGCCTGATGCGGAAGTTAACGCTTTGGATAAAACGGGGATGAAAGATCATTTCATCATTCACGTTACCTCAAAAACTTTTGAAGGAGTAGGGATCATGGATCGCCATCGCATGGTTATGGAAGCTCTGGACCCGGCCATGAAAGATGGCAGGCTCCACGCGGCCGAAGTGAAAACCGCTACCCCTTGA
- a CDS encoding DUF2797 domain-containing protein yields the protein MKVLGQLRKMNVEAQNPIEYFLNLDKNSFPLNAHIGETLSLKWAGTITCIECGRKTRKSYDQGYCFPCSRDLPENAMCSVRPELCQHEKGNEADREFWRTHCNIDHFVYLSLTSGVKVGITRHYNIPNRWIDQGALKGLIIARVPERILSGQIEVAIAKEFADKTNWRKMLKGEVEDVDLLSYRDKAHTLFPSELKKYAVVDAQVEELVYPVMSVPEKIVSHNLDKIPEFTDRLTGIKGQYLIFENRVINLRKYAGYHLEFDG from the coding sequence ATGAAAGTTTTGGGTCAGCTCCGTAAAATGAATGTGGAAGCTCAGAATCCTATCGAGTATTTTTTAAATCTGGATAAAAATTCTTTTCCACTAAATGCTCATATTGGCGAGACGTTGAGTTTAAAGTGGGCAGGCACGATAACCTGTATTGAATGCGGGCGGAAAACCCGTAAATCCTATGATCAGGGATATTGTTTCCCCTGCTCCAGAGATCTTCCGGAAAATGCGATGTGTTCAGTTCGTCCGGAACTTTGTCAGCACGAAAAAGGAAATGAGGCTGATCGTGAGTTCTGGCGCACACATTGCAATATTGATCATTTTGTTTATCTCTCATTAACCAGTGGAGTGAAAGTAGGTATCACCCGTCACTACAATATTCCAAACCGTTGGATCGATCAGGGTGCCTTAAAAGGGTTGATCATAGCCAGGGTTCCTGAAAGAATTCTTTCAGGCCAGATAGAAGTCGCCATTGCAAAAGAATTTGCTGATAAAACCAATTGGCGAAAAATGCTTAAAGGAGAGGTGGAAGATGTAGACCTGCTCAGTTACCGTGATAAGGCGCATACGCTTTTCCCGTCAGAATTAAAAAAGTATGCGGTGGTAGACGCACAGGTTGAAGAGTTGGTTTATCCTGTCATGTCGGTTCCTGAAAAGATAGTCAGTCATAATCTCGATAAAATTCCGGAGTTCACAGACCGGTTGACAGGTATAAAAGGGCAATACTTGATCTTTGAAAACAGGGTGATCAACTTACGTAAATATGCGGGTTATCATTTGGAATTTGACGGCTAA
- a CDS encoding MBL fold metallo-hydrolase has protein sequence MPENSPVYFKQLLSGIDLGTQDPSARSMANFLYLIGDTETRECVVVDPAWDIDGLLKILEEDDMSLTGALVTHYHPDHVGGEIFGIEITGLAELMEKHSVPVYVNKHEADGLKQVTGISTSDMKQVDGEDKLKIGSIEISFLHTPGHTPGSQCFRVADSLIAGDTLFLQGCGRVDLPGGNSEELFHTLTRRLSKIEDHIMLYPGHNYGGKPSGEMGHVRQSNSYLQIQRLEDWLAIMGR, from the coding sequence TTGCCAGAAAATAGTCCGGTTTATTTCAAGCAGTTATTGTCAGGAATTGATTTGGGAACCCAAGACCCATCAGCACGTTCAATGGCAAATTTTCTATATTTGATTGGAGACACAGAAACCCGTGAATGCGTGGTGGTTGACCCTGCATGGGATATTGACGGCCTCCTGAAAATATTAGAAGAAGATGATATGAGTCTGACAGGTGCCCTGGTAACACACTATCACCCTGACCATGTTGGAGGAGAGATTTTTGGAATCGAAATTACCGGGCTCGCTGAACTGATGGAAAAACACTCTGTACCCGTTTATGTAAACAAACATGAAGCGGACGGATTAAAGCAGGTCACAGGAATTTCCACTTCTGATATGAAACAGGTCGATGGGGAAGACAAACTTAAGATAGGTTCTATAGAGATTAGTTTTTTGCATACTCCCGGACATACGCCAGGTTCTCAGTGTTTCCGTGTTGCAGATAGCCTGATTGCTGGTGACACACTTTTCTTGCAGGGGTGTGGTCGAGTTGATTTGCCGGGTGGCAATAGTGAAGAATTATTCCATACCTTAACACGTCGTTTATCCAAGATTGAAGACCATATTATGTTATACCCTGGTCATAACTATGGTGGTAAGCCATCTGGAGAAATGGGGCATGTCCGCCAGTCAAACTCCTACCTGCAGATTCAACGCCTTGAAGATTGGTTGGCGATCATGGGCAGGTGA
- a CDS encoding 2-nitropropane dioxygenase, whose amino-acid sequence MGSKKIEVVCPCCETKLTVDNKTGAVIWEERKPKPVASLTDMVKGLENKKKEQQNMFQKHSENQKERGRVLDEIFKESQKHVDKSDEKPLRDFDLD is encoded by the coding sequence ATGGGATCAAAAAAAATAGAGGTTGTTTGTCCTTGTTGCGAGACTAAACTGACAGTGGATAACAAGACCGGCGCGGTGATCTGGGAGGAAAGAAAACCCAAACCTGTGGCTTCCTTAACTGATATGGTGAAGGGACTGGAGAACAAGAAAAAGGAACAGCAGAATATGTTCCAGAAACACAGTGAAAACCAGAAAGAGCGGGGCCGTGTGCTGGATGAAATTTTCAAGGAATCACAAAAGCATGTGGATAAATCCGATGAAAAACCTCTGCGAGATTTTGACCTCGATTGA
- a CDS encoding redoxin domain-containing protein produces MPDDLEVGDRAPNFQLPACYGYKAGASSPSAEEKVMVGLKDFQDKKWVVLAFYRQDSSPEDTRLMVGFNEWNRKFKTREVEVLGCSWNGVNSHQQFIEVFQFGFTLLADEHKKTTELYGVVKEEDDLGQMVKYIERSTFVIDKTGMIRAVWRNIEDLREHPADVWEFIQKEKRA; encoded by the coding sequence ATGCCTGATGATTTAGAGGTTGGAGATCGTGCCCCAAACTTTCAATTACCAGCCTGCTATGGTTATAAAGCAGGCGCGTCCAGTCCATCTGCTGAAGAAAAGGTAATGGTCGGCCTGAAGGATTTTCAGGATAAAAAATGGGTGGTTCTGGCCTTTTACAGGCAGGACAGTAGCCCTGAAGACACACGTCTTATGGTTGGATTCAATGAATGGAACCGTAAATTCAAAACCCGTGAGGTTGAAGTCTTGGGATGTAGTTGGAATGGTGTGAACTCACATCAACAATTCATCGAGGTTTTCCAGTTTGGTTTCACCTTGTTGGCCGATGAACATAAAAAAACCACTGAACTTTATGGGGTGGTTAAAGAAGAAGATGACCTGGGGCAGATGGTGAAGTACATTGAACGTTCTACTTTTGTGATTGATAAAACTGGAATGATTCGTGCTGTCTGGCGAAACATTGAAGATCTCCGTGAACATCCCGCCGATGTTTGGGAATTCATCCAAAAAGAAAAGCGTGCCTGA
- a CDS encoding response regulator transcription factor yields MDNNEKKILVVEDEAHLAKGLQFNLEREGYQVTVVDNGLSAVEILGNEDFDLMILDIMLPKLGGLEVAKRIRNTDVRFPILMLSAKSTDEDRELGLAAGADDYLAKPFHLPELLLRVKGILRRWEWYKEPVHDQEVFHFGDMWINFVSGKAKGCTGEFYLTAKEALLMKLLVSQRGNIVKREELLEKVWGYDPQTETRTLDNFVARLRKYFEKKPQSPQHIITHREKGYEFKA; encoded by the coding sequence ATGGATAATAACGAAAAAAAAATTCTCGTTGTTGAAGACGAAGCCCACCTTGCTAAAGGATTGCAATTCAATCTGGAGCGGGAGGGGTATCAGGTTACGGTTGTCGATAACGGTCTGTCAGCGGTTGAGATTCTTGGTAACGAAGATTTTGACCTGATGATACTGGATATCATGCTCCCAAAACTGGGTGGACTGGAAGTGGCAAAGCGGATTCGTAATACTGATGTTCGTTTTCCAATTTTGATGTTATCAGCCAAGTCTACCGATGAAGACAGAGAGTTGGGTCTGGCAGCCGGGGCCGATGATTATCTGGCAAAGCCATTTCATCTGCCGGAACTCCTTTTGAGGGTCAAAGGAATCCTGCGCCGTTGGGAGTGGTACAAGGAACCCGTGCACGACCAGGAAGTTTTCCATTTTGGTGATATGTGGATAAACTTCGTAAGCGGTAAAGCCAAGGGTTGTACTGGCGAATTTTACCTGACGGCGAAAGAAGCGTTATTGATGAAACTTCTGGTATCACAAAGAGGCAATATTGTTAAACGTGAAGAGTTATTGGAAAAAGTATGGGGTTATGACCCACAAACCGAAACCCGTACTTTAGATAATTTCGTGGCGCGTTTGCGCAAGTATTTTGAGAAGAAACCGCAATCTCCCCAACATATCATCACTCACCGCGAAAAGGGCTACGAGTTTAAAGCCTGA
- a CDS encoding acyl-CoA desaturase, whose protein sequence is MTIESTEKYQLKFNPIATTVLSLVHFMALFAFFPFAFSWSAVAVMFFLYWVTASLGICLGYHRYLTHRGFSLPKWAAYTLVLFGTLACQNGPIKWVGQHRIHHAGSDTPEDPHSAKKGFWWAHLNWMFYTHSRFDDEQVLRDYTKDFCEDPFYKFLDKYFVLVQVAFGFMLLAIGGLPWVIWGVFVRLVVVYHSTWLVNSAAHCFGYVTFPLKDDLATNCWWVGLLAWGEGWHNNHHAFPKSARHGLRPWEIDMTWWAICFLEKVGLAKDIKVAQLIPRPENSEKEAPAFTGKIVTQTA, encoded by the coding sequence ATGACCATTGAGTCTACTGAGAAATACCAGCTTAAATTCAATCCAATAGCGACAACCGTTCTTTCCCTTGTGCATTTTATGGCGTTGTTCGCTTTTTTCCCATTTGCATTTTCCTGGAGTGCTGTAGCAGTAATGTTTTTTCTCTACTGGGTCACTGCTTCGCTAGGCATCTGCCTGGGTTATCATCGTTATCTAACTCATCGGGGATTTTCACTCCCCAAATGGGCGGCATACACGCTTGTTTTATTTGGGACTCTGGCATGCCAGAACGGTCCTATCAAATGGGTTGGACAACACCGCATTCATCATGCAGGATCAGACACACCGGAAGACCCCCACAGTGCCAAAAAGGGTTTCTGGTGGGCTCATCTTAACTGGATGTTTTATACACACTCCAGGTTTGATGACGAACAAGTTCTACGCGACTACACGAAAGATTTTTGTGAAGACCCGTTTTATAAATTTCTCGATAAATATTTTGTTTTAGTTCAAGTAGCCTTCGGATTTATGTTGCTTGCCATCGGCGGACTTCCCTGGGTTATCTGGGGCGTCTTTGTCCGGCTGGTGGTTGTTTACCATTCAACGTGGTTGGTGAACAGCGCGGCCCATTGCTTTGGCTATGTAACCTTTCCCCTCAAAGATGATCTTGCGACAAATTGTTGGTGGGTAGGACTGTTAGCCTGGGGAGAAGGCTGGCACAATAATCACCACGCTTTTCCAAAGTCAGCCCGGCATGGTTTGCGGCCTTGGGAAATAGATATGACCTGGTGGGCTATATGCTTTTTGGAAAAAGTCGGCCTCGCTAAAGATATCAAAGTAGCCCAGTTGATACCGAGACCGGAAAACTCAGAAAAAGAAGCACCCGCTTTTACAGGAAAAATTGTCACTCAAACAGCCTGA